ACAGTTGCCTTTTTTAGCGTCTTTGGTACTGTGATAGTGCATTCTTGGGAAGGTGTCATAAATATTGGTTCATTTGAAGGAGTTACAAGTTTTGGTTGCTTggaacttttgaagaaactgtcaatggaacttgttcttgatgcGGGTCGCTTCTTAACATCAATTGCAGTTGCTGTAGCTCGTGATTCTGCTTGTGAAGTAGGAGATATTGGTGTCAATGTTTTACTTTTACCTTTGGTAAACATGCTCATGACGTTATGGTTCAACAGATTATATTTGTACTTGGCTTCAAACCTCGGGATTTTCGGTGACATAGTAACTCCCGTAAGCGCACTATCCAAACGTAAATCTGTGTACACTGGACAATGATCTGATCCTTGGACATCCGGTAAAATGTTGGAATCCCGTATCGACTGTTGAAGCTTGTTGCTCACTAGGATAAAGTCTATTCGCGAACCAAAATTCATGGGGCGTGTGTTCTTTTGGGTGTTCCAAACAGTGTACATCTTCAATCGATCTCTCTTTTGGATAAATCTTGTGGAATCCAACAACAGTCCCCCTTGTGCTAATTCTGGGATTATCGAGTCGCAAAGTAGCTGATTAAGAAACCTTCGATGCGGTTTTGAATGGTCCATTATGAAGTTTTGTGCCTGTACCGCGCActtatcttcaagttcacaTCCACCTTTGTAACTACCCAGACCGAGTTCTTGTATTGCGTCAGCTGAGTCTATAAGGTCTCTACAAACATTCAAATCGCCCATTAGGACGACTCTTTTCCCCATAGTTTCCAAGTTCTTAACCCTTTGAAATAGCATCCTTAGGAAGTGGCATCTAAACAATTCGCCCTCGTCCGTTCCTGTCGAATTTGCAGGGCAGTACACTGATATTACTACGGTGTTACAAGCCAATTCAATCATAACGCATCGACCCTCTGAATCTAATTTCAATGCATCTGCTTCTTCCAGAGTGTCAACGTAACCACCTATACCAATACTGGGATCATCCCTGTAACGTACGGTGCAGTTTTTGGTCAGTTTAATAGGTAGATAACCACTAATACCCTCTTCAGCTTTGAGCACCGTGAGAAATGGGCTCAATGGGTGGCCGGATGGGTACTTTCTGACCCATACGCCAACCCCGGAATAACTTTTCTTCGTGCTAGGGATGGAGATGAACGAATGGAACCCGTCGATACACCCGAGTTTCGCATCTATGTTCTCCCTAGATACTTTCAGCTCTTGAAAAGTGATGATATCAGCATTGAAGTAATTAAATGTTTTGGTGAGAGATGGGGTCCAATCATGGAAGGGTTTGTAGTGAAACAACGTTCTTACTCCGTTCACATTGAACGTCAAAATCCTTACACAATCCCCATCGACCACATCCTTGGGTGGAATATGCATACTATGTGCAGGTTGGTGTTCTGAATGGCAATAGGAGGTGCCATAGCCTGGATACTGTCTGTTCCTACGGCACAGCCTGTTAAGATCAAATCTTTTAACTTAAAAAAGTATACGTTATAATAGAGGGACAGTATTATGAACTTTAAACACGTTACAcatttttgatatcttccagtttcctcttgttccaaaactgTCTGATTGTTGCTCTCTCCTTTAGCAAGATTGCCGATAGTAGTACAATGGCGAACAGGACGTTTGTAAAGAACTGCTGGAAATTTTTTACGTTCCCAATTAAAGAGTAGTTGAGGATGCTGATCGTTGCCGCTAGTGCTGAAATAACTAGcaaattggagaaattAAACGTTATTAGGTCTCGTGCGGTGGTGTTCGTTGAGCTGTGTAGCTTGTTGTAAAACTTCGCGATGAAAATGGAACAGTACGTTATTCTGAGAGACATGTTAACAATATTGCTTATGATG
This DNA window, taken from Huiozyma naganishii CBS 8797 chromosome 7, complete genome, encodes the following:
- the APN2 gene encoding DNA-(apurinic or apyrimidinic site) lyase APN2 (similar to Saccharomyces cerevisiae APN2 (YBL019W); ancestral locus Anc_8.165), which gives rise to MHIPPKDVVDGDCVRILTFNVNGVRTLFHYKPFHDWTPSLTKTFNYFNADIITFQELKVSRENIDAKLGCIDGFHSFISIPSTKKSYSGVGVWVRKYPSGHPLSPFLTVLKAEEGISGYLPIKLTKNCTVRYRDDPSIGIGGYVDTLEEADALKLDSEGRCVMIELACNTVVISVYCPANSTGTDEGELFRCHFLRMLFQRVKNLETMGKRVVLMGDLNVCRDLIDSADAIQELGLGSYKGGCELEDKCAVQAQNFIMDHSKPHRRFLNQLLCDSIIPELAQGGLLLDSTRFIQKRDRLKMYTVWNTQKNTRPMNFGSRIDFILVSNKLQQSIRDSNILPDVQGSDHCPVYTDLRLDSALTGVTMSPKIPRFEAKYKYNLLNHNVMSMFTKGKSKTLTPISPTSQAESRATATAIDVKKRPASRTSSIDSFFKSSKQPKLVTPSNEPIFMTPSQECTITVPKTLKKATVPFFKNAFGDPPLCDHGEEATLKTSKTSSNPGKKFWICRRSRGDDRNKEASCKFFQWA